The sequence CGCGAAGCTCGCATCACGACGGTTTTTGTCACGCACGACCAGGAAGAAGCGCTGGCGATGTCCGACCAGATCGCCATCATGGATCGTGGCAGCATTGCTCAACTCGGCTCTCCGGAGGCCCTGTACGGCAACCCGGTCAATGCCTACGTGGCCGACTTCATCGGCTCGGCCAACGTCATCGCCGTGCCGGCCGAAGTCATCGGCGGCAGCGATAACGGCGGCCTGCCCCATGTGCGCTATCGCATCGGCCCACATCCTTTCGATGGCGTTCAAGGCAGCGCAACGCTTGGCGAGCGCGGCATCCTGATTGCGCGCCCCGAGGAGCTGAGCCTCATCGCCCCGGCGCCCCGCATTCCCAACGCGCTGCCCGGCCGCGTGCTGCGCCGGCAGTATCTCGGATTCAAGACGGCGTATCGCATCGCCCTGGAAGACGGCGGCGAAATCCGCGTGGAATTGCACTCGGGCAACATGGTAGGTGACTTTCAGCCTGGAGGCACCGTGCAGGTTCTGGTTCCGGCGCACAGTCGCGTGGTCAGCGAGTAAGAGGCCGCAGATGCGTATCAAATGGTGGCCCTGGGGCCTGCTGACAGTGGCGTGTCTGGTGCTGCTGCTGTTCTTCGTGATCTACCCGCTGGCCGTTCTCTTCGGCAATAGCGTCACGGGGGCGTCCGGCGGATTCTCGCTCGAAGGGTTTACCGCCTTGGCCCAGGACGGAGAGTATCTCCAGGCCCTGCGCAACACCCTGGTGCTGGGGGCGGTGGTGACCGGCTGCACCGTGCTGGTGGGAGTGCCCTTCGCCTACATGGTGGCGCGCTACGACTTTCCGCTCAAGAACCTCGTGGCCATCCTGCCTATCCTGACCATTGTCATCCCCGAGATCATCGTGGGGCAATCATGGCTATTGGTGCTGGGCAACAACGGATTGCTCACCAATGCGCTACGTGAGATCGGCATCGACTTGCCCTCCTTCTATGGCTGGAGCGGCATGATTTTCTCGATGACACTGGTCTACTACACCTACATCTATCTCGGCGTGCTGGCCGCATTGCGCGGCTTCGACGGCCAACTCGAAGAGGCCGGATTGAGCCTGGCCCCCCCCGTGGCTTACCCGCATCCGCGTCATGGTCCCAGTCATCGCTCCGGCCGTTCTGGTCAATGCACTGGTGGTATTCACGCTGGTCGTTGGTAATTTCGCCTTGTCCATCATGCTGGGCAGCCGAGTGCCGTTGCTGTCCGTGATGACCTACAACACCTTCGTCAACGAAATGGGCGGCAGCCCCACCTTGCAAAGCGCCATGTCGGTCGTGTCCATCGGCATTGTGGCCGCCGTGCTCTTCGTGCAAAAGCGCATGGTCGAACGCAAGGTCTACACCATGACACAGGGCCGAGCGCCCGCCCCCCGGCGCGTGCGCTCCTGGGCCGCTGCGGGTTATGCCGGTGGCGTCACCCTCGTGGTGCTGCTGTCGATGCTGCCGCTGGTGGTAGTGTTCATCGCAGCGTTCACGCACACCAGCGGCCCGGTCATGCACTGGGGTTCATGGTCACTGACAAGCATGCAACGCGCGCTGCAAGGCGCTCCGGAGCCGATTCTCAACTCCATAACGTTTTCGTCGCTGGCAACGCTTATCGGGGTGGCCTTTGCTCTGCTGGCGAGCTATCTCACCGTCAAAAAACGCAGTCGCGCCACACAGTTTCTGGATTACATCCTGGTGCTGCCGCTGACGATATCCGGCACCGTCCTGGGCATTGCGCTGGTGCAGACTTTCAATACGGGATGGCTTGTCCTGGCGGGTACCTCGGCCATCATGGTGCTGTGCTACACCGTGCGCCGGCTGCCGTTTGCCGTGCGCAACGCCTCGTCCACCCTGTTCAACATTCCCGACTCCATCGAGGAGGCGTCGATCAGCCTGGGCGTATCGCCCCTGAAGACGTTTTTTAAAGTGATGTTGCCGGCCATGAAAGCTTCCATCATCTCTTCGGCCATTCTCATGTGGTTGACCACGATATCGGAGCTATCGGCTTCGATCGTGGCCTATAGCGGCGGGTTGGAAACCATGCCCATCGCCATTTTTCGTCAGGTTGACGGCGGGCGCCTGGGCATGGCCTCTGCCTACGGCGCGGCCCTGGTCACCGTGATCCTCGTGCCGGTCGTCGTGTCGATCAAGGCGTTCAAAGTCAACCTGTTCTCCGGCAAGTAGCAACTTCAGACAAAGGCTCTTCCATGCGCTTCTCTCACCTGCTGCAATCCAGCGTTCTGGCTGCTGCGTTGGCCTCCGGCGCCGCCCAGGCTCAGACGGTCATCCTCTACTCATCGAACAACACCGACACCATCGATACCGCGGTGGATGCCGTCAAAAAGACCATGCCCAAGCTGGACGTCAGGCCGCTCACCGGTGGCACCGGCACGCTGATGAAACGCATCGAGGCGGAAGCGCAAAACCCGCGCGGCGACCTCTTCTGGAGCGGCGGCTTCGGCACGCTGGGTGCCTATCGTGCCCAGCTGGAACCCTACACCCCCAAAGACATTGCGGCGATCCCGGCCGAGTTCCGCGGCCCGGACAATTTGTGGATGGGCACCAACGTTCATGTCATGGCGATGATGGTCAACGAACGCCAGCTAAAGGGAAGCGCCGCGCCGCTGACCTGGTCAGACCTGATGCAGCCCCAGTGGAAGGGTAAATTCGCCATTACGGACCCCTCCAAGAGTGGCACGGCCTATATGCTGGTCTACGGTTTGTACAAACAATTCGGCACTGAAGGCCTGGACAAGATCGCCGCCAATGCCGTGATCACCGGGTCATCAGGCACGACATACAAGGGCGTGGCGGCGGGCGAATACCCGGTCGGCCTGACCTTGGAATACGCGGCTCAGGAATACGTCGCCGGGGGCCAGAAAGAAATCAAACTGGTCTACCCGTCCGAAGGCAGCTACCTGGCGCCCGAAGGCATGTTCATCATAAAAGGCGCCAAAAACGCCGAGGCCGCGCGCCAGCTCTACGAGGGCCTGCTCAGCAAAGAAGCGCAAACCGCGCAGCTCGTGAAGAACTTCCGCCGTCCCTCGCGCAGCGACATCGAAGTCTCCAAGCTGACCACGCTGCCCGAGTTGGCCGCGATCAAGATCTTCCCCGTGGATCAACTGGAAGCAGCCGCGGACTACGAAAAAGTGATCGCCGCCTGGAACGCCGCCGTGGCCAAGGCCCGGTAAAACACGGCTCTTGGCCATGAAAGAAGGGGCTTGCGCCCCTTTTTTCATGGCGCAGGTGCGTTTTACCGGCCGAACCCGCCAAAACGGCCCATGCCCTTCAGGCCTCGCATGGCGCGCATCATCTTGGCCATGCCGCCTTTTTTCATCTGCTTCATCATGCCCTGCATCTGCTCGAACTGATTGAGCAGGCGGTTGACTTCCTGCACCGGCACGCCCGCGCCCGCGGCGATGCGGCGCTTGCGCGAGGCCTTGATGAGCTCGGGCTTGGCGCGCTCGCCTGCGGTCATGGAGTTCAGAATGCCTTCGGTGCGGCGCAACTGCTTCTCGGCCTGCCCGCCCTGCAACTGGCCGGCAGCCTGTTGAAACTGCGATGGCAGCTTCTCCAGCAGCGAATTCATGTCGCCCAGCTTTTTGACCGGGCCCAGTTGCTCGCGGAAGTCATTGAGGTCGAACTTGTCGCCCGACTTGATCTTCTTGGCGAGCTTCTCGGCCTCGGCGATGTCGATGTTTTTCTGCGCCTGCTCGACCAACGAGACGATGTCGCCCATGCCCAGCACCCGTTGCGCCATGCGCTCCGGGTGAAAGGCCTGCAGACCATCGAGCTTTTCCGATACGCCGACGAACTTCAATGGCTTGCCGGTGATGTGACGCACCGACAGCGCCGCGCCGCCGCGCGCGTCGCCGTCCAACTTGGTCAGCACCACACCGGTCAGCGGCAGCGCCTCGGCAAACGCCCGCGCGGTATTGACCGCATCCTGGCCCTGCATGGCGTCGACCACGAACAGCGTTTCCACCGGCTTGACCAGCGCATGCAACGCGGCAATCTCGCGCATCATGGCCTCGTCGATGCCCAGACGGCCGGCCGTGTCGACGATCAGCACGTCGTAATGATGGCGACGGGCATGCTCGACCGCATTGCGGGCGATGTCCTCGGGCTTCTGGCTCGGATCCGACGGCAGAAAATCCACGCCGACCTGAGCGGCCACGCTCTTGAGCTGGTCGATGGCCGCGGGACGATAGACGTCGGCCGAGACCACCAGCACCTTCTTTTTGCCCGTCTTGCGGCCGCCCTGGGTGTGTTCGCCCTCGGACAGCCAGCGAGCCAGCTTGCCGGTCGTGGTCGTCTTGCCGGCGCCTTGCAGGCCGGCCATGAGGATGACCGCCGGCGGCTGCACGGCCAGCGACAGCTCGCCGCTGCCCGGGCCCAGATCGCCCCCCATGAGGGAAGTCAGTTCTTTATGCACCACGCCGACCAGGGCCTGGCCCGGCGTCAGGCTGGAGGAGACGTCCTCGCCCAGGGCCTTTTCTTTGACGCGCGCCACGAAATCGCGCACCACGGGCAGGGCCACGTCGGCCTCCAGCAGCGCCATGCGCACCTCGCGCAGCATCTCCTGGGTGTTGGCCTCGGTCAGGCGGGCTTCGCCGCGCAGCGTCTTGACGACGCGCGACAGGCGTTGAGTAAGGTTATCGAGCATGAGAGGCGTTTCCGCTTAAACTAATTGATTGAACGGGACCGCGCTGGCCATAAAGGCCGGCAGCGGGCGATGTCAGCGGGTGACATTTGCCCTGCTCCCACCCAGACAACGGTTTTTATGTCATCAGGCATTGTATTTCACGCCGTGGCCGCACTGGTCTACGCCGTGCTGGGCGCCTCGATGTGGCGCCGCCTGCAGAAGGCCGGCAGCGTCGAACAGACCGGCAAGATTGCCCGGTTCTGCCTGCTTGGCGCCTTGGTCGTGCATGGCTATGCCCTGCGCGAGGCCATTTTGGGGACAGATCATATCTTCATCGGTTGGGCCCTCGCCCTGTCGGCGGCCATGTGGCTGGGTCTGATCATGTACTGGCTCGAGAGTTTCTTCATCCGTATCGATGGAGTGCAGTTGCTGCTGTTGCCCGCCGCCACGCTGGCAACCCTGCTGGCGGCCCTCTTTCCGCAGGGCGTGGCCGTACCGCACGTGGGCACGCCCTGGCTGCGCATACACCTTATCATTGCTTTGGCCGCCTATGGGTTAATCACCATCGCGGCCCTGCATGCGATGCTCATGGCCCTGCTGGACCGCCATCTGCACCGCCCGCTGGATGCGCCGGCCTCGCGCAGCATCATCGGCCGGGTGCTCGACGCCCAACCGCCGCTGCTCGTGCAAGAGCAACTCCTGTTTCGCATCATCTTCATCGGTTTTCTGGTGCTCAGTGCGGCGGTGGCGACCGGCTCGGTGGCGTCCATCCTCCTGACCGGGCGCATCCTGCCCTTCGATCACAAAACGATTTTTACCCTGCTGTCCTGGTTGACCTTCGGCGGGCTGTTGGTGGGCCGCCAGGTGCGCGGCTGGCGTGGCCGCGTGGCCCTGCGCTGGACGGTAGCGGGGTTCTGCTTTCTGATCCTTGCCTATACGGGCAGCCGTTTTGTGCTGGAAATGATTCTGCATCGGAGTTGACCCAGGTGGGCAAGATACTTTTCTGGTTCATCGCCATCCTGGTCATCCTGACCGGCTGGCGCATGCTCAATGCGCGCAATAGCCGCCGCGCGGCGCCCCCCCGGCGCCGCGCCACGCCGCCTGTGGCCAAACCCCCTGAAACCATGGTGCGGTGCGCCCATTGCGGCATCCATATACCGCGCTCGGAGGCCGTGCTGCAAAACGGCCAGACCTGGTGCAGCGTCGAGCACGCCCGGCTGGGCCCGCCGCGATAGGCAAGCTGCAAACGAGCCTGCATAATGCGGCTTGACCCTGAATCGCCCTTTGCCATGTCTTTGCAATTGGATCGCCACGGCTGGCTGCGTCCCGCCCCTGCCGTCACCCGCCTGCCCTCGCCCAACGTCGACGCCCGCCCGCCTGGTGCGCAGGTCAGTCTGCTGGTGGTGCACAACATCACGCTGCCGCCGGGCGAGTTCGGCGGGCCGTATGTCGCCGACCTTTTTCTCAACCGGCTCGATCTTGACGCTCACCCCTGGTTCGCGCGCCTGGCGGGTTTGCGCGTGAGCGCGCATTTTTTCATCCGCCGTGACGGCAGCATCGTGCAGTTCGCCTCCATCTACGATCGCGCCTGGCATGCCGGCGTGTCGCGCTTTGAAGGGCGCGAACGCTGCAATGATTTCTCGGTGGGGGTCGAACTCGAAGGCACTGACAGGCTGCCCTATACCGACACGCAATACGCCACCCTGAGCGAACTTGCACAACGCCTGCGCGCCCGCCTGCCTCTGCGCGCGGCCCGTGGCCATGAGCACATCGCTGCCGGCCGCAAGACCGACCCCGGGCCCAGCTTCGATTGGCCACGCTTTGCGCGTGGCGCAGGTTTCTTGCGGCGCGCACTGCCGCCGCGTTAACTCCAAGGACAGACCATGCTGAAGATCTGGGGACGGCTAAGCTCCGTCAACGTACAGAAAGTCGTCTGGGCCGTGCGCGAACTGGCGCTGCCCCACACCCTGACCGAAGCCGGTGGCGCTTTCGGCGGACTGGATACGCCTGAGTACGGGCGCATGAATCCCAACCGCCGAGTGCCTGTCATCGACGACGGCGGTTTTGTGCTGTGGGAGTCCAACGCCATCGTGCGCTATCTGGCCGCGCGCTACGGCGCCGGCAGTTTGTGGCCGGCCGACCCGTGTGTGCGCGCTGACGCCGACCGCTGGATGGACTGGCAGACGACCGAGTGGCAGCCTGCGCAGGGGCCGGCCTTTCTGGGCCTGATCCGCACCCCCGACGACAAGCGCGATGCGGCGGCCATCGAAGCCTCCATCAAGCGCTCGACGGCTTGCGCGCTGCTGTTGGATCAGGCCCTGCAAGGCAGGGACTTCATTGCCGGCCCGCAGTTCACCATGGGCGATATCACGCTGGGCTGCGCCACTCACCGTTGGTTCGGCCTGCCCATCGAGCGCCCCGACACGCCCCATCTGGCGGCATGGTACCGCCGCCTGATGATGCGCCCGGCGGTACAGGGTGTGCTGACGCTGCCCTTGAGCTGACCGCCCCGGTGTGCCGGCTGCCCTCCGCCGGCACACCCCCTGCTGCCGGATCTGCGCGCAGCGCCTACATTCCCAGATACGCCTGCCGCACCTCATCGGAGGCGGCCAGCTCTTCGGCTCCGCCTTGCAGGGCGACGCGGCCGCTTTGCATGACGTACGCCCGGCTGGCGACTTCCAGCGCCTGGTTCATGTTCTGCTCGACCAGCAGCACCGACAGGCCATCGTCACGGTTCAGTGCGGCCAACGCATCGAAAACCTGCTCGACCAATAGCGGCGACAGGCCCAGACTGGGCTCGTCGATCAGCAAAAGACGCGGACCACTCATGAGGGCGCGGCCGATGGCCAGCATCTGGCGCTCGCCGCCCGACATTGTGCCGGCCAACTGCTCCTGACGCTCTTTCAGGCGCGGAAACAGGTCATAGACCCGCTGCAGGCGTTCGGCGAACACCGCCTCATCGCGCACCGTATGCGCACCTAGCCGCAGATTCTGCGCCACCGACTGGCGCGCAAAGACCCGCGCGCCTTCCGGAATCAGGGCAATGCCCTGGGCGACGAGATGCTGAGGCGGCGTACCCGTGATGTCACGCCCCTCGAAACTCACCCGCCCGCTTTTCGGCCGCACCGCGCCCACGATGGCCATCAACGTGCTGGACTTGCCCGCGCCATTGGCGCCCAAGAGCGCGGTGATTTCGCCGGCTCGTACCTGCAATGACAGATCGCGCACGGCCTGGACGCCACCATAGGCCACGCTCAGGTTTTCCACTTCGAGCATCATGTCAGACACGGTGCTTTCTCCCCAGATAGGCTTCGATCACGGCGGGGTGACGCACAATGTCCTGCGGCGGTCCTTCGGCGATCATCTGCCCGAAATTGAGTACCAGCACCCGTTGCGCCAGCCGCATCACGACCTCCAGCACGTGCTCGACGATGATCAACGTCACCCCTGCGGCGTGGATTCCCCGCAAAATCTCGGCCAGCGCAATGGCTTCGGAAGGATTCAGGCCACCCGCCACTTCATCGAGCAGCAGCATGCGCGGCTCGGTGGCAAGCGCCCGTGCGAGCTCCACGCGTTTTTGTCCGGCCACGTTAAGCCCCGAGGCCTTGACGTCGTGCCGCTCGGCCAGACCCACGAGCTCCAGCACGCGCATGGCCTCTCGGCGCGCATCGGCCAGACGAGGGTGGCGCAGCAGCGCCCCCACCATGGCGTTTTCCAACACGGTCATCTGGCCGAAGCTGCGCGGGATCTGGTACGTGCGCACCAACCCCAGGGCTGCGACCTGTTCGGGCTGCTTGCCGGCCAGCGGCTCGCCATGGAAAGTCACTGACCCCGAGGTCGGCTCATGCTGCCCGACCAGGCCGTTGAACAGCGTGCTCTTACCCGCGCCGTTGGGCCCGATGATGGCAACGATCTCGCCCTGCTCGACCGACAGCGATATATCCTTGTTGGCGACCAGGCCGCCAAAGCGCTTGGTCAGGTCCTTGACTTCAAGTAGTGCCACGACGCCTCCTCAGGGTCACCAGGCCGCCCGGCAGAAAAAGCGTGACCAGCAAGATGGCCAGGCCAAAGATCAGCAGATCCAGCCCCAGGCCCGAGCTGCCCCAGGCAACGCGCGTGCCTTCGGACAGCGGCAGCAGCAGTGCCGCGCCCAGCCAGGGCCCGACCAAGGTCCCCACCCCGCCCAAAATGGTGACCAGCACCACCTGCACCGACATGGTCAGACTGAACATGGACTCCGGGTCGATGAACCCCACGTACATGGCAAAAAAACGGTTCATCGCGGAATAGCGTGGAGCCGTGCTTGATTGCCGTTACGCTTGATCCTTGATTTTTCAAGGATCAAGGCCGGGATCATGCTGGACCGCAAGACGATCGAGAGGTTGGGTGGGTGGGAAGGTTATCGGGTGGAGCGGGTCGTGTGGCCTGAAGGTGAGAGCCGGACGGTCACGATTTACCTGAAGCCTTCAGCGCGAACGATGCACTGCGAGCACTGCGGCAACCGATGTCGGCAGGTGCATGAGACGACCACGCGCCGGGTGCGGGATCTGCCGCTAATGGCGCTGCGAGTGACGCTGGTAGTGCCGCGTCGGCGGGTCTGGTGCGAGCAGTGCGGTGGACCGCATCTGGAGAGGCTGAGCTGGCTGGGCCGTTACCAGCGAGTGACCGACCGGCTGGCCGAGGCGGTCAGCCAGTTGCTTGAGTCCAGCAACATTCTGGCCGTGGCGCGCTTCTTCCAACTGGGTTGGCACACGGTCAAGGCGCTGGACAAGGCCCTGCTGCGACGGGCGATCCAAGAGCCGGACTGGAGCCAGATCCACTACCTAGCGATGGACGAGTTCGCTCTACACAAGGGCCATCGTTATGCCACGGTCGTTGTCGATCCGATCCGCCGTCAGGTGCTATGGATCGGTGATGGCCGCTCGCGCGAGACGGCCAGAGCCTTCTTCGAACAACTGCCAACAGGAGTTGCCCAGCAGATCCGGGCCGTAGCGATCGACATGACGACGGCCTATGAGCTGGAGATCCAGGCCAACTGCCCCAACGCCGAGATCGTCTACGACCTGTTCCACGTCGTGGCCAAGTACGGCCGTGAAGTGATAGACCGGGTGCGTGT comes from Bordetella holmesii ATCC 51541 and encodes:
- a CDS encoding ABC transporter family protein; translation: MASITIDRIVKVFDGQSVLRELSLHIPDGAFYTLLGPSGCGKTTLLRCIAGFYEPDGGRLLFDQDDMTHVSAHRRDIGMVFQDYALFPDKTAFDNVAYGLKARGVGRADIKVRAIEALEKVGLAALAQRYPAQMSGGQRQRVALARALVIRPRVLLMDEPLSNLDAKMRVQMRDVILDLVREARITTVFVTHDQEEALAMSDQIAIMDRGSIAQLGSPEALYGNPVNAYVADFIGSANVIAVPAEVIGGSDNGGLPHVRYRIGPHPFDGVQGSATLGERGILIARPEELSLIAPAPRIPNALPGRVLRRQYLGFKTAYRIALEDGGEIRVELHSGNMVGDFQPGGTVQVLVPAHSRVVSE
- the palC gene encoding palC domain protein gives rise to the protein MRIKWWPWGLLTVACLVLLLFFVIYPLAVLFGNSVTGASGGFSLEGFTALAQDGEYLQALRNTLVLGAVVTGCTVLVGVPFAYMVARYDFPLKNLVAILPILTIVIPEIIVGQSWLLVLGNNGLLTNALREIGIDLPSFYGWSGMIFSMTLVYYTYIYLGVLAALRGFDGQLEEAGLSLAPPVAYPHPRHGPSHRSGRSGQCTGGIHAGRW
- a CDS encoding binding--dependent transport system inner membrane component family protein is translated as MVFTLVVGNFALSIMLGSRVPLLSVMTYNTFVNEMGGSPTLQSAMSVVSIGIVAAVLFVQKRMVERKVYTMTQGRAPAPRRVRSWAAAGYAGGVTLVVLLSMLPLVVVFIAAFTHTSGPVMHWGSWSLTSMQRALQGAPEPILNSITFSSLATLIGVAFALLASYLTVKKRSRATQFLDYILVLPLTISGTVLGIALVQTFNTGWLVLAGTSAIMVLCYTVRRLPFAVRNASSTLFNIPDSIEEASISLGVSPLKTFFKVMLPAMKASIISSAILMWLTTISELSASIVAYSGGLETMPIAIFRQVDGGRLGMASAYGAALVTVILVPVVVSIKAFKVNLFSGK
- a CDS encoding bacterial extracellular solute-binding family protein, with the translated sequence MRFSHLLQSSVLAAALASGAAQAQTVILYSSNNTDTIDTAVDAVKKTMPKLDVRPLTGGTGTLMKRIEAEAQNPRGDLFWSGGFGTLGAYRAQLEPYTPKDIAAIPAEFRGPDNLWMGTNVHVMAMMVNERQLKGSAAPLTWSDLMQPQWKGKFAITDPSKSGTAYMLVYGLYKQFGTEGLDKIAANAVITGSSGTTYKGVAAGEYPVGLTLEYAAQEYVAGGQKEIKLVYPSEGSYLAPEGMFIIKGAKNAEAARQLYEGLLSKEAQTAQLVKNFRRPSRSDIEVSKLTTLPELAAIKIFPVDQLEAAADYEKVIAAWNAAVAKAR
- the ffh gene encoding signal recognition particle protein, encoding MLDNLTQRLSRVVKTLRGEARLTEANTQEMLREVRMALLEADVALPVVRDFVARVKEKALGEDVSSSLTPGQALVGVVHKELTSLMGGDLGPGSGELSLAVQPPAVILMAGLQGAGKTTTTGKLARWLSEGEHTQGGRKTGKKKVLVVSADVYRPAAIDQLKSVAAQVGVDFLPSDPSQKPEDIARNAVEHARRHHYDVLIVDTAGRLGIDEAMMREIAALHALVKPVETLFVVDAMQGQDAVNTARAFAEALPLTGVVLTKLDGDARGGAALSVRHITGKPLKFVGVSEKLDGLQAFHPERMAQRVLGMGDIVSLVEQAQKNIDIAEAEKLAKKIKSGDKFDLNDFREQLGPVKKLGDMNSLLEKLPSQFQQAAGQLQGGQAEKQLRRTEGILNSMTAGERAKPELIKASRKRRIAAGAGVPVQEVNRLLNQFEQMQGMMKQMKKGGMAKMMRAMRGLKGMGRFGGFGR
- a CDS encoding cytochrome C assembly family protein codes for the protein MSSGIVFHAVAALVYAVLGASMWRRLQKAGSVEQTGKIARFCLLGALVVHGYALREAILGTDHIFIGWALALSAAMWLGLIMYWLESFFIRIDGVQLLLLPAATLATLLAALFPQGVAVPHVGTPWLRIHLIIALAAYGLITIAALHAMLMALLDRHLHRPLDAPASRSIIGRVLDAQPPLLVQEQLLFRIIFIGFLVLSAAVATGSVASILLTGRILPFDHKTIFTLLSWLTFGGLLVGRQVRGWRGRVALRWTVAGFCFLILAYTGSRFVLEMILHRS
- a CDS encoding putative membrane protein, whose amino-acid sequence is MGKILFWFIAILVILTGWRMLNARNSRRAAPPRRRATPPVAKPPETMVRCAHCGIHIPRSEAVLQNGQTWCSVEHARLGPPR
- the ampD gene encoding 1,6-anhydro-N-acetylmuramyl-L-alanine amidase AmpD — encoded protein: MQLDRHGWLRPAPAVTRLPSPNVDARPPGAQVSLLVVHNITLPPGEFGGPYVADLFLNRLDLDAHPWFARLAGLRVSAHFFIRRDGSIVQFASIYDRAWHAGVSRFEGRERCNDFSVGVELEGTDRLPYTDTQYATLSELAQRLRARLPLRAARGHEHIAAGRKTDPGPSFDWPRFARGAGFLRRALPPR
- a CDS encoding glutathione S-transferase, C-terminal domain protein; amino-acid sequence: MLKIWGRLSSVNVQKVVWAVRELALPHTLTEAGGAFGGLDTPEYGRMNPNRRVPVIDDGGFVLWESNAIVRYLAARYGAGSLWPADPCVRADADRWMDWQTTEWQPAQGPAFLGLIRTPDDKRDAAAIEASIKRSTACALLLDQALQGRDFIAGPQFTMGDITLGCATHRWFGLPIERPDTPHLAAWYRRLMMRPAVQGVLTLPLS
- a CDS encoding ABC transporter family protein, giving the protein MLEVENLSVAYGGVQAVRDLSLQVRAGEITALLGANGAGKSSTLMAIVGAVRPKSGRVSFEGRDITGTPPQHLVAQGIALIPEGARVFARQSVAQNLRLGAHTVRDEAVFAERLQRVYDLFPRLKERQEQLAGTMSGGERQMLAIGRALMSGPRLLLIDEPSLGLSPLLVEQVFDALAALNRDDGLSVLLVEQNMNQALEVASRAYVMQSGRVALQGGAEELAASDEVRQAYLGM
- a CDS encoding ABC transporter family protein, with amino-acid sequence MALLEVKDLTKRFGGLVANKDISLSVEQGEIVAIIGPNGAGKSTLFNGLVGQHEPTSGSVTFHGEPLAGKQPEQVAALGLVRTYQIPRSFGQMTVLENAMVGALLRHPRLADARREAMRVLELVGLAERHDVKASGLNVAGQKRVELARALATEPRMLLLDEVAGGLNPSEAIALAEILRGIHAAGVTLIIVEHVLEVVMRLAQRVLVLNFGQMIAEGPPQDIVRHPAVIEAYLGRKHRV
- a CDS encoding transposase family protein, whose product is MLDRKTIERLGGWEGYRVERVVWPEGESRTVTIYLKPSARTMHCEHCGNRCRQVHETTTRRVRDLPLMALRVTLVVPRRRVWCEQCGGPHLERLSWLGRYQRVTDRLAEAVSQLLESSNILAVARFFQLGWHTVKALDKALLRRAIQEPDWSQIHYLAMDEFALHKGHRYATVVVDPIRRQVLWIGDGRSRETARAFFEQLPTGVAQQIRAVAIDMTTAYELEIQANCPNAEIVYDLFHVVAKYGREVIDRVRVDQANQLRHDKPARRVIKSSRWLLLRNRKNLDPCQSVKLDELLQANQPLLTAYLMRDELKQLWFYQHPGYARQAWDHWLQQAQGSGIAALAHFALKLKAYLHGILSRCRHRLNTSIVEGINNTIKIIKRRAYGYRDQEYFFLKIRSAFPGIPR